One Xenopus tropicalis strain Nigerian chromosome 8, UCB_Xtro_10.0, whole genome shotgun sequence genomic window carries:
- the ssna1 gene encoding Sjoegren syndrome nuclear autoantigen 1 (The RefSeq protein has 1 substitution compared to this genomic sequence): MSQQGAALQTYNNELVKCIEDLCSKRDELNGQIQQEEEEKHKLQNDIRILTEKLSRVNENLARKMASRNEFDKTIAETEAAYMKILESSQTLLNVLKREAGNLGKASDLRGNVTQS; encoded by the exons ATGAGCCAACAGGGGGCCGCCCTTCAGACTTACAACAACGAGCTGGTCAAGT GTATAGAGGACCTGTGCAGTAAGAGAGATGAGTTGAACGGGCAGATCCAGCAGGAGGAGGAAGAGAAGCACAAGCTGCAGAACGACATCCGGATCCTCACAGAGAAACTCTCCCGAGTCAATGAGAACCTGGCCAGGAAGATGGCGTCGCGCAACGAGTTCGAAAAAACCATCGCCGAGACAGAGGCCGCCTACATGAAG ATTCTGGAAAGTTCTCAGACGTTACTGAATGTCCTGAAGAGAGAAGCCGGGAATCTGGGCAAAGCCAGCGACCTGCGGGGCAATGTGACGCAATCGTGA